The following are encoded in a window of Rhizobium sp. WYJ-E13 genomic DNA:
- a CDS encoding ATP-dependent helicase, giving the protein MSNSFDDMPFFDEEPGEAPRKPQQPAAPAPRAPAVGGGIAARAMAARDGTRPDYLAGLNPEQREAVETLEGPVLVLAGAGTGKTRVLTTRIAHILSTGRAFPSQILAVTFTNKAAREMKERIALLVGGAVEGMPWLGTFHSIGVKLLRRHAELVGLRSDFTILDTDDVIRLIKQIIQAEGLDDKRWPAKQFAGMIDTWKNKGLGPADIPEGDARAFANGRGRDLYFAYQNRLSTLNACDFGDLLMHPIAIFRKQPDLLKEYHQKFRYILVDEYQDTNTAQYMWLRLLAQRAKGEPQNVCCVGDDDQSIYGWRGAEVDNILRFEKDFPGAKVIKLERNYRSTAHILGAAAHLITHNEGRLGKTLFTDRSDPDDVKVQVHASWDSEEEARAIGEEIERLQRGDADGRKHLLNDMAILVRASFQMREFEDRFVTLGLNYRVIGGPRFYERLEIRDAMAYFRLVAQPADDLAFERIINTPKRGLGDTTVRALHDYARARDIPMLAAAADMIETDELKPKARKALFDVIQSFRRWQELLENTPHTELAEQILEESGYTDMWKNDKSAEAPGRLENLKELIRSMESFESMRGFLEHVSLVMDAETNENLDAVSIMTLHSAKGLEFDTVFLPGWEEGLFPHQRSLDESGRAGLEEERRLAYVGITRAKHRCHIWFVSNRRIHGLWQSTIPSRFLDELPETHVEVAEMEQNYGGYGRGGGYGQSRFDKADPFANSYSTPGWKRAQQNKTDATRDNWGTRSGHAVERIGYGESGPRGRTIEGELVAKSTATEPSRFALGDRVFHIKFGNGSISGIEGNKLTIDFDRAGQKRVLDGFVERV; this is encoded by the coding sequence ATGAGCAATAGTTTCGACGATATGCCCTTCTTCGACGAGGAACCGGGCGAAGCGCCGCGCAAACCGCAACAGCCTGCAGCACCTGCCCCAAGGGCGCCGGCTGTCGGCGGCGGCATTGCCGCCCGCGCCATGGCGGCTCGTGATGGCACTCGCCCCGATTATCTCGCCGGCCTCAACCCGGAACAGCGCGAAGCGGTCGAGACGCTGGAAGGCCCCGTCCTCGTGCTTGCCGGCGCTGGCACCGGCAAGACCCGCGTTCTGACCACCCGTATCGCCCACATTCTTTCGACCGGACGAGCCTTCCCCTCGCAGATCCTCGCCGTGACCTTCACCAACAAGGCCGCTCGCGAAATGAAGGAGCGTATCGCGCTTCTCGTCGGCGGCGCCGTTGAAGGCATGCCCTGGCTCGGCACCTTCCACTCGATCGGCGTCAAGCTCCTGCGCCGCCATGCCGAACTCGTCGGCCTGCGCTCCGATTTCACCATCCTCGACACCGACGATGTGATCCGCCTCATCAAGCAGATCATCCAGGCCGAGGGGCTCGACGACAAGCGCTGGCCGGCCAAGCAGTTCGCCGGCATGATCGATACCTGGAAGAACAAGGGCCTCGGGCCGGCCGATATTCCCGAAGGAGATGCGCGCGCCTTCGCCAATGGCCGCGGCCGCGACCTCTACTTCGCCTATCAGAACCGCCTGTCGACGCTGAACGCCTGCGATTTCGGCGATCTCCTGATGCATCCGATCGCGATCTTCCGCAAACAGCCAGATCTCTTGAAGGAATATCACCAGAAGTTCCGCTACATTCTCGTCGACGAGTATCAGGACACCAACACCGCCCAATATATGTGGCTGCGGCTTCTCGCCCAGCGTGCCAAGGGCGAGCCGCAGAATGTCTGCTGCGTCGGCGACGACGACCAATCCATCTATGGCTGGCGCGGTGCGGAAGTGGACAATATCCTCCGCTTCGAAAAGGATTTTCCAGGCGCCAAGGTCATCAAGCTGGAGCGCAACTACCGCTCGACGGCCCATATCCTCGGTGCCGCCGCCCATCTCATCACCCATAATGAAGGCCGCCTCGGCAAGACGCTCTTCACCGACCGCTCCGATCCTGACGATGTCAAGGTGCAGGTCCATGCCTCCTGGGATTCCGAAGAAGAAGCGCGTGCCATCGGCGAGGAAATCGAGCGCCTGCAGCGCGGCGACGCCGACGGCAGGAAACATCTGCTGAACGACATGGCGATCCTCGTTCGCGCCTCCTTCCAGATGCGCGAATTCGAAGACCGCTTCGTCACGCTCGGCTTGAACTACCGCGTCATCGGCGGTCCGCGCTTCTACGAGCGCCTCGAAATCCGCGATGCCATGGCCTATTTCCGCCTCGTCGCCCAGCCAGCCGACGACCTCGCCTTCGAGCGCATCATCAATACGCCGAAGCGCGGCCTTGGCGATACGACGGTGCGCGCGCTTCACGATTATGCCCGCGCCCGCGACATTCCGATGCTGGCGGCCGCCGCCGACATGATCGAGACGGACGAGCTGAAGCCGAAGGCGCGCAAGGCCCTTTTCGACGTGATTCAATCTTTCCGCCGATGGCAGGAACTGCTTGAAAACACACCACATACCGAACTTGCCGAGCAGATCCTCGAAGAGTCCGGATATACCGACATGTGGAAGAACGACAAGAGCGCCGAAGCGCCGGGTCGCCTTGAAAACCTCAAGGAACTCATCCGTTCCATGGAAAGCTTCGAATCCATGCGCGGCTTCCTGGAGCACGTCTCGCTCGTCATGGATGCCGAGACCAACGAAAATCTCGACGCCGTCTCTATCATGACGCTGCACTCGGCCAAGGGCCTGGAATTCGACACTGTCTTCCTGCCCGGCTGGGAGGAAGGCCTCTTCCCACACCAGCGTTCCCTCGACGAATCCGGTCGCGCCGGCCTGGAGGAAGAACGCCGCCTCGCCTATGTCGGCATCACCCGCGCCAAGCACCGCTGCCACATCTGGTTCGTCTCCAACCGCCGCATCCACGGCCTGTGGCAATCGACCATTCCCTCGCGCTTCCTCGACGAACTGCCGGAAACCCATGTGGAAGTGGCCGAGATGGAGCAGAACTATGGCGGCTACGGCCGCGGCGGCGGTTACGGCCAGTCGCGATTCGACAAGGCCGATCCCTTCGCCAATTCCTATTCGACTCCAGGCTGGAAGCGCGCCCAGCAGAACAAGACCGACGCCACCCGCGACAACTGGGGCACCCGCTCCGGCCATGCGGTGGAGCGCATCGGCTACGGTGAAAGCGGCCCGCGCGGCCGCACCATCGAGGGCGAACTGGTGGCGAAATCCACCGCCACCGAACCCTCGCGCTTCGCCCTCGGCGACCGCGTCTTCCACATCAAATTCGGCAACGGCTCGATATCCGGCATCGAAGGCAACAAGCTGACGATCGACTTCGACCGCGCCGGCCAGAAGCGCGTGCTGGACGGGTTTGTGGAGCGGGTCTGA
- a CDS encoding GNAT family N-acetyltransferase translates to MTTIPTLQTERLILRPPAMEDWPDYHALMISDRARYMGGPHSTKAAWGMFCHDVALWELMGHGALMMEDRVSGQCLGQVGINHGPLFPEKELDWLVYPQAEGKGYAYEAAVALRDWAFTVRGLKTLVSYIAAPNVRSIRLAERLGAVPDGTAARQDGDSDDLVFRHSAP, encoded by the coding sequence ATGACGACCATACCAACACTCCAAACCGAGCGCCTGATCCTCCGGCCTCCTGCAATGGAAGACTGGCCGGACTACCACGCGCTGATGATATCCGATCGCGCCCGATATATGGGCGGCCCGCATTCGACCAAGGCCGCCTGGGGCATGTTCTGCCATGACGTCGCCCTATGGGAACTGATGGGTCACGGCGCCCTGATGATGGAGGACCGGGTTTCAGGACAATGCCTCGGCCAGGTCGGCATCAATCACGGCCCGCTGTTTCCCGAGAAAGAACTGGACTGGCTTGTCTATCCGCAAGCCGAAGGCAAAGGTTACGCCTATGAGGCAGCCGTTGCCTTGCGCGACTGGGCCTTTACGGTTCGTGGCCTGAAGACGCTGGTGAGCTATATCGCTGCTCCCAATGTGAGGTCGATTCGGCTCGCCGAGCGGCTGGGCGCAGTGCCGGATGGAACGGCGGCGCGCCAGGATGGCGATTCCGACGATCTGGTCTTCAGGCATTCGGCTCCTTAG
- the pncA gene encoding bifunctional nicotinamidase/pyrazinamidase — translation MKALLLVDIQNGFCPGGNLPVLDGHEVVPVANSLIDSGKYDLIVASQDWHPADHGSFASTHPCKTPFEMGELSGKPQMLWPDHCVQYTRDAELHPELHSAQIDLIQQKGENKNVDSYSAFRDNDQYAVTGLADFLIDQGVTELDVCGLATDYCVKFSALDALELIPGVKVRFVEDASRGITPEGVAAAIDEMRAKGIDIVKSADILSA, via the coding sequence ATGAAGGCGTTGCTGCTGGTCGATATTCAGAATGGCTTCTGTCCCGGAGGCAACCTGCCGGTTCTGGATGGCCATGAGGTCGTTCCCGTCGCCAACAGCCTCATCGACAGCGGCAAATACGATCTCATCGTCGCCTCGCAGGACTGGCACCCGGCTGACCACGGCAGCTTCGCGTCCACCCATCCCTGCAAGACCCCTTTCGAGATGGGCGAACTTTCCGGCAAGCCGCAGATGTTGTGGCCGGATCACTGCGTGCAATACACGCGCGACGCCGAGCTGCACCCCGAGCTCCACTCTGCCCAAATCGACCTCATCCAGCAGAAGGGCGAAAACAAGAACGTCGACAGCTATTCCGCCTTCCGCGACAACGATCAGTATGCCGTGACAGGCTTGGCCGATTTCCTGATCGATCAAGGTGTCACCGAACTCGACGTCTGCGGGCTTGCGACCGACTATTGCGTAAAATTCTCCGCACTCGATGCGCTGGAGCTGATCCCCGGCGTCAAGGTCCGATTTGTCGAGGACGCAAGCCGCGGCATCACGCCTGAAGGCGTTGCCGCCGCCATCGACGAGATGCGTGCAAAGGGAATCGATATCGTCAAGAGTGCCGATATCCTCTCCGCCTGA
- a CDS encoding DUF2164 domain-containing protein produces the protein MKKIEFTKEEKAEIVSHIRQYFDRELDPIGVLPAEFLLDFFAEKIGPYFYNRGLRDAHAAFLKKMEDFGEEIYLLEREGEKNG, from the coding sequence ATGAAGAAGATCGAATTTACGAAGGAAGAAAAGGCGGAGATCGTTTCGCACATCCGCCAATATTTCGATCGCGAGCTCGACCCGATCGGCGTGCTGCCGGCCGAATTCCTGCTCGATTTTTTCGCCGAGAAGATCGGACCCTATTTCTACAACAGAGGGCTTCGCGACGCCCACGCCGCCTTCCTCAAGAAGATGGAGGATTTTGGAGAGGAGATCTATCTGCTCGAGCGGGAAGGCGAGAAGAACGGCTGA
- a CDS encoding AzlC family ABC transporter permease: MKRADFVEGLRGGFAVALASAPFGALFGALAAEQGMSLSELTFMSATVYAGASQLVGIELFGHNVQAWVIVLSILAVNFRHVLYSAAIARYIRHFTALQKFFTFFLLVDPQFAETVKRGEAGQPVTFTWYLGFGIIIYIPWVLISLIGGMLGALIGDPKMIGLDILLPAYFLGIVLGFRKRDNFLPVALTSAVASVIAYHFVGSPWHVSLGAAAGIILAALMPLPAEEPDLEADALNTENHEV, translated from the coding sequence ATGAAACGCGCCGACTTTGTCGAAGGTTTGCGGGGCGGATTTGCCGTGGCGCTCGCTTCTGCTCCCTTTGGAGCGCTGTTTGGCGCCCTTGCTGCCGAGCAGGGCATGTCTCTCTCCGAACTCACCTTCATGAGCGCCACCGTCTATGCAGGCGCCAGCCAGTTGGTCGGCATCGAGCTCTTCGGCCATAATGTCCAGGCTTGGGTGATCGTTCTGTCCATCCTCGCCGTCAACTTCCGCCACGTGCTCTATTCGGCGGCGATCGCCCGCTACATCAGGCATTTCACGGCACTCCAGAAGTTCTTCACCTTCTTCCTTCTAGTCGATCCGCAATTTGCCGAAACCGTCAAGCGCGGCGAGGCAGGTCAGCCCGTCACCTTCACCTGGTATCTCGGCTTCGGCATCATCATCTACATTCCCTGGGTTCTCATCAGCCTGATCGGCGGCATGCTCGGCGCCTTGATCGGCGATCCGAAAATGATCGGCCTCGATATCCTCCTGCCGGCCTATTTCCTTGGCATCGTGCTCGGCTTCCGTAAACGCGACAATTTCCTGCCCGTGGCGCTGACGAGCGCTGTTGCCTCGGTCATCGCCTATCATTTCGTCGGCTCCCCCTGGCATGTGAGCCTTGGCGCTGCGGCCGGCATCATTCTTGCCGCGTTGATGCCTCTGCCTGCCGAGGAGCCGGATCTCGAAGCCGACGCCCTCAACACCGAAAATCACGAGGTCTGA
- a CDS encoding AzlD family protein, whose amino-acid sequence MEFDLHMALVILAAAVATFATRIGGYIMITKMKRIPPRMEAALNAVPAAVLTTLVAPAFFIGGWDSKLALAVALVIGLRFSHTWMLVAAWIIVMIWRHTIGL is encoded by the coding sequence ATGGAATTCGATCTCCACATGGCTCTCGTGATCCTGGCCGCCGCAGTCGCGACCTTCGCGACTCGCATCGGCGGCTACATCATGATTACCAAGATGAAACGCATCCCGCCCCGCATGGAAGCGGCGCTGAACGCCGTGCCGGCAGCGGTCCTCACGACGCTCGTCGCCCCCGCCTTCTTCATCGGCGGTTGGGATTCGAAACTGGCGCTCGCCGTCGCCCTCGTCATCGGCCTGCGCTTCTCGCACACCTGGATGCTCGTGGCCGCCTGGATCATCGTGATGATCTGGCGGCACACGATCGGTCTTTAA
- a CDS encoding aminopeptidase P family protein, with product MFQSFEVTSTPQFGRERVSVLRASFDALGIDAFLVPRADEFNGEYVPACAERLSWLTGFTGSAGIALITRTEAIVYVDGRYVTQLAEQVDGAVFTGGDLVNEPPHVWLPAHGKNGLRLGIDPWLHSGAEVRKLEKALSEIGGSLVFLPHNPLDKLWTDRPAEPLGPVVIQNVAQAGILAKDKIATIAADLGKKNLKAVLIADPSSIAWIFNIRGADVPHTPHPLARAIIHADGKAEIFLDKRKTGIEPEAYLAQIASQLAPSLLDEKLTEVARGGGRILIDPDIASYALAEIVRKAGGEVVEGADPAKLPRAVKNSVEINGSAAAHLQDGAAMVEFLYWLSQSKPGTITEIGAAQRLEAARAKMGESMQNPLKDISFDTISGAGEHAAIMHYRVTTATDRHIKPGELFLIDSGAQYTNGTTDITRTVGIGVVTEEHKRFFTLVLKGMIQISTARFPKGTRGCDLDPLARIALWRAGADFAHGTGHGVGSYLSVHEGPQRISRLSTQELLPGMILSNEPGYYRPGHFGIRIENLIYVREAEAIEGGDMPMLGFETLTFCPIDRSIVIPELLTHDELHWFNEYHRQTREALMPLIHDHDVKAWLENATLPLEY from the coding sequence ATGTTCCAGTCTTTCGAAGTCACCTCCACGCCGCAGTTCGGCAGGGAACGGGTTTCCGTGCTGCGCGCCAGTTTCGATGCGCTCGGCATCGATGCGTTTCTCGTGCCGCGCGCCGATGAATTCAACGGCGAATATGTGCCGGCCTGTGCCGAGCGGCTGTCCTGGCTGACGGGCTTCACCGGCTCGGCGGGCATCGCGCTGATTACCCGAACGGAAGCGATCGTCTATGTCGACGGACGTTACGTGACTCAGCTCGCCGAACAGGTGGACGGCGCAGTCTTTACCGGCGGGGATCTCGTCAACGAGCCGCCGCATGTCTGGCTGCCGGCGCATGGCAAGAACGGGCTGCGACTCGGCATCGATCCTTGGCTGCATTCGGGTGCGGAGGTGCGCAAGCTCGAAAAGGCGCTTTCCGAGATCGGCGGTTCGCTCGTCTTCCTGCCGCATAATCCGCTCGACAAGCTGTGGACAGATCGCCCGGCAGAGCCGCTTGGGCCTGTTGTCATCCAGAACGTCGCGCAGGCCGGCATCCTCGCCAAGGACAAGATCGCGACGATCGCCGCCGATCTCGGCAAGAAGAACCTCAAAGCGGTGCTGATTGCCGATCCCTCCTCCATCGCCTGGATCTTCAATATCCGCGGCGCCGACGTGCCGCATACGCCGCATCCTCTGGCGCGTGCCATCATCCATGCCGACGGGAAGGCGGAGATTTTCCTCGACAAGCGCAAGACCGGCATCGAGCCGGAAGCTTATCTTGCGCAGATCGCCAGCCAGCTTGCGCCATCGCTGCTGGACGAAAAGCTCACTGAAGTCGCCAGGGGTGGCGGCCGTATCCTCATCGATCCCGATATCGCCTCCTATGCCCTTGCCGAGATCGTCCGCAAGGCGGGCGGCGAGGTGGTCGAGGGTGCCGATCCGGCAAAGCTGCCGCGGGCGGTGAAAAACAGCGTCGAGATCAACGGTTCGGCGGCCGCGCATCTGCAGGATGGCGCTGCCATGGTCGAATTCCTCTATTGGCTCTCTCAGAGCAAGCCCGGCACGATCACCGAGATCGGTGCTGCCCAGCGGCTGGAAGCGGCTCGTGCGAAAATGGGCGAGAGCATGCAGAACCCGCTGAAGGATATTTCCTTCGACACGATCTCGGGTGCGGGCGAACATGCGGCCATCATGCACTACCGGGTGACGACGGCGACCGACCGGCATATCAAGCCGGGCGAGCTCTTCCTGATCGATTCCGGCGCGCAATACACCAACGGCACGACCGACATCACCCGCACGGTGGGTATCGGCGTCGTCACTGAAGAGCACAAGCGCTTCTTCACGCTGGTGTTGAAGGGTATGATCCAGATCAGTACGGCGCGCTTCCCCAAGGGTACGCGCGGCTGCGACCTCGATCCGCTGGCGCGCATCGCGTTGTGGCGGGCAGGGGCCGATTTCGCACATGGCACGGGTCATGGCGTCGGCTCCTATCTCTCGGTTCACGAGGGGCCGCAGCGCATCTCGCGGCTTTCGACACAGGAACTGCTGCCGGGCATGATCCTCTCCAACGAGCCGGGTTATTACCGGCCGGGTCATTTCGGCATCCGCATCGAAAACCTGATCTATGTGCGTGAGGCTGAAGCCATTGAAGGCGGCGATATGCCGATGCTCGGCTTTGAAACGCTGACCTTCTGCCCAATCGATCGCAGCATCGTCATTCCCGAATTGCTGACGCATGACGAGCTGCACTGGTTCAACGAATACCACCGTCAAACGCGCGAGGCGCTGATGCCGTTGATCCACGACCATGACGTCAAGGCATGGCTGGAGAATGCGACGCTGCCGCTGGAATACTGA
- a CDS encoding 50S ribosomal protein L11 methyltransferase gives MSEIRLYVSTTEKQAEEILDLLSEVFGEEDFAIGTTEVDEKKDIWEASVYMMTADETEVRPRIEEALKETFPDAALLREVIPDVDWVVKSLEGLKPVRAGRFLVHGSHDRDKVRSGDIAIEIDAGQAFGTGHHGTTAGCLEVIDRVLRARTVRNALDLGTGSGVLAIAVRKLRNIPVLATDIDPIAVRVAAENVRRNGITSGISTVTAPGFHSTAFSEHGPFDLIIANILARPLIKMAPQLVTNLAPGGSVILSGILASQRWKVLAAYNGAKLRHVRTIWRNGWVTIHLDRP, from the coding sequence GTGAGTGAAATCCGCCTTTACGTGTCGACGACTGAAAAGCAGGCCGAGGAAATCCTCGACCTCTTGAGCGAGGTCTTCGGCGAAGAAGATTTTGCCATCGGCACCACCGAGGTCGACGAAAAGAAGGATATCTGGGAAGCCTCCGTCTACATGATGACGGCGGACGAGACGGAGGTGCGCCCTCGCATCGAGGAGGCGCTGAAGGAGACATTTCCGGATGCTGCGTTGTTGCGCGAGGTCATTCCTGATGTGGACTGGGTGGTCAAGTCGCTGGAGGGGCTGAAGCCCGTCAGGGCGGGGCGCTTCCTCGTGCATGGCTCGCATGACCGCGACAAGGTGCGATCAGGAGATATCGCCATCGAGATCGATGCCGGCCAGGCTTTCGGCACCGGCCATCACGGCACGACCGCTGGCTGTCTGGAGGTGATCGATCGGGTGCTTCGTGCCCGCACGGTGCGCAATGCGCTGGACCTCGGAACCGGCAGCGGCGTATTGGCGATTGCCGTTCGCAAGCTCCGCAATATTCCTGTACTCGCGACTGATATTGACCCGATCGCTGTGCGCGTCGCGGCCGAGAATGTTCGCCGCAATGGCATCACCAGTGGCATCAGCACTGTGACGGCACCGGGCTTTCACTCGACGGCTTTTTCCGAGCATGGGCCGTTCGACCTGATCATTGCCAATATCCTGGCGCGGCCGCTGATCAAGATGGCGCCGCAGCTCGTCACCAATCTGGCGCCGGGCGGATCGGTAATCCTGTCCGGCATTCTCGCCTCGCAGCGCTGGAAGGTGCTGGCCGCCTATAATGGCGCCAAGCTTCGCCATGTGCGTACCATCTGGCGCAACGGCTGGGTGACGATCCATCTGGATCGTCCCTGA